In Marinobacter antarcticus, one genomic interval encodes:
- a CDS encoding YqaE/Pmp3 family membrane protein, translated as MDLLRILIAILLPPLGVFLQVGIGKHFWINIVLTLLGYIPGIVHAVYIIAKK; from the coding sequence ATGGATCTTTTGCGAATTCTTATTGCTATTTTGTTACCGCCGCTGGGCGTGTTTCTGCAGGTGGGCATAGGGAAGCACTTCTGGATCAACATAGTGCTGACCCTTCTGGGCTATATCCCCGGCATAGTGCACGCGGTGTACATTATCGCCAAAAAATAG
- a CDS encoding TRAP transporter substrate-binding protein, which translates to MKNVLKLSVLASVSLLLAAPSSAQTTLKLSHFLPSVHGIHTDFIVPWTKQVTQCTGGEVQFEIYPGGTQLGNVAKQQEQVLAGVVDIAHGLHGIPRGRFPRTSLIELPFLTRDAGDASETLWELYPEYLAPEYQNLKVLALHAHNGGLIHTSEKKVETMEDMVGLRLRTPSPAISAALTALGATPQGLPPGAVYENIQKHVIDGTVFPWDPVKSFGLNEVLKYHLDAGFYTVPFFFVMNQSKYDSLPANVQTCIDDASGASLVAKFGDWWDKWDAAGRKEAVEANHVITELTDAERKRWRETLQPTIDAYIEQTTEQGVENAREIYERMAELLAEKRQ; encoded by the coding sequence GTGAAAAATGTACTCAAGCTCTCAGTCCTTGCCAGTGTTTCATTGCTTTTGGCGGCCCCGTCATCGGCGCAGACTACCCTTAAACTCAGCCACTTTCTGCCGTCTGTACACGGTATCCATACGGATTTTATCGTGCCCTGGACGAAGCAGGTTACCCAGTGTACCGGTGGAGAAGTACAGTTTGAGATCTACCCAGGCGGCACCCAACTCGGCAACGTCGCCAAGCAGCAGGAGCAGGTGCTCGCGGGCGTTGTTGATATTGCGCACGGGCTGCATGGCATTCCACGGGGCCGATTCCCGCGCACATCCTTAATAGAACTGCCCTTTCTGACTCGCGATGCCGGTGATGCCAGCGAAACGTTATGGGAGCTCTATCCGGAGTACCTGGCACCGGAATATCAGAATCTCAAGGTGCTCGCGCTCCACGCGCACAATGGCGGCCTTATTCACACTTCCGAAAAGAAAGTGGAAACGATGGAAGATATGGTAGGGCTTCGTCTGAGAACCCCCAGTCCGGCCATTTCCGCGGCGCTGACGGCCTTGGGTGCAACGCCCCAGGGGCTCCCTCCCGGTGCGGTTTACGAGAATATTCAGAAGCATGTCATTGATGGCACGGTCTTTCCATGGGACCCGGTGAAATCCTTTGGTCTGAACGAAGTGCTGAAGTACCACCTGGATGCCGGCTTTTATACCGTGCCGTTCTTCTTTGTGATGAACCAGAGTAAATACGATTCGTTGCCCGCCAATGTACAGACCTGCATAGACGATGCCTCGGGCGCTTCGCTGGTTGCCAAGTTCGGTGACTGGTGGGACAAGTGGGATGCGGCTGGCCGTAAGGAAGCCGTGGAAGCGAATCACGTCATCACGGAACTGACTGACGCTGAGCGCAAGCGTTGGCGCGAAACGTTGCAACCAACTATTGATGCCTACATCGAGCAGACCACAGAGCAGGGCGTCGAAAATGCCCGTGAGATTTACGAGCGTATGGCTGAATTGCTCGCCGAAAAACGACAATAG
- the hppD gene encoding 4-hydroxyphenylpyruvate dioxygenase: MADLFDNPMGLMGFEFIEFASPTPNTLEPLFAMMGFTKVANHRSKNVSLYRQGEINLILNSEPGSAASYYAAEHGPSACGMAFRVKNAHDAYARALELGAQPMDIPTGPMELRLPAIKGIGGAPLYLIDRFGEGSSIYDIDFTFIEGVDRNPKGTGLKVIDHLTHNVYRGRMAHWANFYEKLFNFREFRYFDIKGEYTGLTSKAMAAPDGMIRIPLNEESSQGAGQIEEFLMQFNGEGIQHVAFLTDDLLSTWDELKARGMRFMTPPPTTYYEMLDERLPEHGEPVKDLQARGILLDGSSTGGDHRLLLQIFSEALMGPVFFEFIQRKGDEGFGEGNFKALFESIERDQVRRGVLKTT, translated from the coding sequence ATGGCTGATCTATTTGATAACCCCATGGGCCTGATGGGCTTTGAATTCATTGAGTTCGCGTCACCGACCCCAAATACCCTGGAGCCTCTCTTCGCGATGATGGGGTTCACCAAGGTGGCCAATCATCGTTCCAAGAACGTCTCGCTTTACCGCCAGGGTGAGATCAATCTGATCCTCAACAGCGAACCCGGGAGCGCGGCGTCCTACTATGCTGCGGAGCATGGGCCCTCGGCATGCGGCATGGCCTTCCGGGTCAAGAATGCCCATGACGCTTACGCCCGCGCACTGGAACTGGGAGCCCAGCCGATGGACATCCCCACCGGGCCGATGGAGTTGCGGCTGCCGGCAATCAAGGGCATCGGTGGAGCGCCGCTGTACCTGATTGACCGCTTCGGTGAGGGCTCATCAATCTACGATATCGACTTCACGTTCATTGAAGGCGTCGATCGCAATCCCAAGGGCACCGGCCTGAAAGTGATCGATCACCTGACCCACAACGTGTACCGGGGACGTATGGCCCACTGGGCGAACTTCTACGAGAAGCTGTTCAATTTCCGCGAGTTCAGGTACTTCGATATTAAAGGCGAATACACCGGGCTGACCTCCAAGGCCATGGCTGCGCCGGACGGTATGATCCGCATTCCGCTGAACGAGGAATCCTCACAAGGCGCTGGACAAATCGAAGAATTCCTCATGCAATTCAATGGTGAAGGCATTCAGCATGTGGCCTTCCTCACTGATGATCTGCTGAGCACCTGGGATGAGTTGAAAGCCCGGGGCATGCGGTTTATGACCCCACCTCCCACCACCTACTACGAAATGCTTGATGAGCGCCTACCTGAACACGGTGAGCCGGTCAAAGACCTGCAGGCCCGTGGCATATTGCTGGACGGCAGCTCAACAGGCGGCGATCACCGCCTGTTGCTGCAGATTTTCTCGGAAGCCTTAATGGGGCCGGTATTTTTTGAGTTCATCCAGCGCAAAGGCGACGAAGGTTTCGGGGAGGGGAACTTCAAGGCATTGTTCGAATCGATCGAGCGTGATCAGGTCCGCCGTGGCGTGCTGAAAACGACGTAA
- a CDS encoding MBL fold metallo-hydrolase — protein sequence MDIRPAATLALVRDAGDGIEILLLQRTWEAVFLPGYYVFPGGAVDQQESRGRKHVAGPEDTEISHTMSLSDGGTDYMLAAVRECFEEAGVLVAVDADRRIVSGDHAAHEDRMAVFRGELSLAELCQRHKLTIPLDKLAYLSHWITPPGPPRRFDTRFFVTSAPENQCVSHDGEETISHVWVSPAQALEEHRAGQRLMTLPTIRTLRVLRDFDTVETLMRYAWANPPEPFPSEPWPAIRRGNPVILEPGAPAYDEAAKLDPEGAGTTKSEITPGEPVEIAAGVIRLTAPNPGVMTGPGTNTYILGHKRFTVLDPGPDHAGHIERILEVTGGQIDSVVVTHTHLDHSPGTRALKEKTGCRVYGRPAPEGASQDQKFAPDEQPEHGDLIKTDAGTLKVLHTPGHASNHLCFLLRDQKLLFSGDHIMQGSTVVINPPDGDMKAYLEALYDLLAEPVRYIAPAHGFLMGHPEAIIDYLITHRLAREHKVARALDKLSPVGLKDLTSQAYGDVPTAIHGVAARSALAHLLKLEADGRALQEDGLWRATPTT from the coding sequence ATGGATATTCGCCCTGCGGCCACCCTGGCGCTGGTTCGGGATGCCGGCGATGGCATTGAAATATTGCTGTTGCAACGCACCTGGGAAGCGGTGTTTTTACCCGGCTATTACGTGTTCCCCGGCGGCGCAGTAGACCAGCAGGAATCCCGAGGACGCAAGCATGTTGCTGGCCCCGAAGACACTGAAATCAGCCACACCATGAGCCTGAGCGACGGCGGCACGGATTATATGCTGGCCGCTGTCCGTGAGTGTTTTGAAGAAGCCGGCGTATTGGTGGCGGTCGACGCAGACCGTCGTATAGTCAGCGGAGATCACGCCGCCCATGAAGACCGTATGGCGGTGTTCAGAGGAGAATTGTCCCTCGCCGAATTGTGTCAGCGGCACAAGCTGACGATCCCCCTGGACAAGCTCGCCTACCTCAGCCACTGGATTACCCCGCCCGGCCCTCCTCGGCGCTTTGATACCCGGTTCTTTGTGACTTCGGCACCAGAGAACCAGTGCGTGAGCCATGATGGTGAGGAAACCATCAGCCACGTCTGGGTCAGCCCGGCACAGGCATTGGAAGAACATCGTGCCGGCCAGCGGTTAATGACCCTGCCCACCATTAGAACCCTGCGGGTTCTGAGGGACTTTGACACCGTCGAAACCCTGATGCGCTATGCTTGGGCGAACCCACCTGAACCCTTCCCAAGTGAGCCATGGCCTGCCATCCGGCGCGGAAATCCGGTGATTCTTGAACCCGGTGCGCCAGCCTATGATGAGGCCGCCAAACTGGATCCGGAGGGTGCAGGCACCACAAAATCGGAGATTACTCCCGGTGAGCCAGTTGAGATCGCTGCAGGTGTGATTCGCCTTACGGCGCCCAACCCCGGCGTGATGACTGGTCCAGGCACCAATACCTATATTCTGGGACACAAGCGCTTTACGGTGCTGGATCCTGGCCCCGACCATGCCGGGCACATTGAGCGTATTCTGGAAGTGACTGGAGGGCAGATTGATTCCGTAGTGGTCACTCATACCCACCTCGACCACTCTCCTGGCACCCGGGCGTTAAAGGAAAAAACCGGATGTCGGGTTTATGGTCGGCCTGCGCCCGAGGGTGCATCACAGGATCAGAAGTTTGCGCCCGACGAACAGCCTGAGCACGGCGACCTGATCAAAACCGATGCAGGTACGCTCAAGGTACTGCACACACCGGGGCACGCTTCCAATCACCTTTGTTTTCTGCTGAGAGATCAGAAGCTGTTGTTTTCGGGGGATCACATCATGCAGGGCTCAACCGTGGTCATAAACCCGCCCGACGGCGACATGAAAGCGTATCTGGAAGCACTCTACGATCTGTTGGCGGAGCCCGTACGTTACATTGCTCCGGCTCACGGATTTCTGATGGGCCACCCAGAAGCGATCATCGATTATCTCATTACCCACCGCCTGGCCCGGGAGCATAAAGTCGCAAGAGCTCTCGACAAGCTTTCGCCTGTGGGCCTGAAAGACCTGACCAGCCAGGCCTACGGCGATGTGCCAACGGCGATTCACGGCGTCGCCGCCCGATCAGCACTGGCTCACCTGCTGAAACTGGAAGCCGATGGCCGGGCCTTGCAGGAAGACGGGCTCTGGCGGGCTACGCCAACAACCTGA
- a CDS encoding succinylglutamate desuccinylase/aspartoacylase family protein: MLFSRLQTPTVIKPFLCLMMLAIPAIAMADPPANRKQAAPAREILLAELAEDENVEDVEHSEPRRKAGKAPARMAGSSAENTAPKPKPVPKPKKVAPNIDLKDVAPAPAPEPPKAPGSQESAPTSASEPKQQQAPEAETKEPRPANNLVLLGSEVLPGTSTRLAWSSGIQIASLSQPTPVLVVNGANAGPTLCLTSTIHGDELNGIEIIRQTMYDLDPEKLSGSVVGIPIVNLSGFEQGSRYLPDRRDLNRHFPGSTNGSLADRIAHSLFENIIRHCDMLVDIHTGSLKRTNLPQLRADMNNPTVAEFTRGFDRMAVVHSSGSPGMLRTAAVNAGIRAVTLEAGESHRIQEHQIDAGVNSLASLMEKQRMISRMFVWGDPEPVYYDSAWVRANHGGILFSKVELGAKVSKGQILGYIADPITNAQYSIHSSSDGRIIGMAVDQVVMAGFAAYHIGTQAKVPGE; the protein is encoded by the coding sequence ATGCTGTTTTCCAGGTTGCAGACGCCGACCGTTATCAAACCCTTTCTTTGCCTGATGATGCTGGCGATACCAGCCATAGCCATGGCAGATCCGCCCGCCAACAGAAAACAGGCGGCACCCGCCCGGGAGATTCTGCTGGCAGAACTGGCGGAAGACGAAAACGTTGAAGATGTGGAACACTCGGAGCCACGGCGGAAAGCCGGTAAGGCGCCTGCGCGCATGGCAGGCTCCTCGGCAGAAAACACAGCACCAAAACCGAAGCCCGTACCGAAGCCCAAAAAAGTAGCGCCCAATATTGACCTGAAAGACGTTGCGCCGGCACCAGCTCCGGAGCCACCTAAGGCTCCAGGCAGCCAAGAAAGTGCGCCCACCTCTGCGAGCGAGCCCAAGCAACAGCAAGCACCCGAAGCAGAGACTAAAGAGCCACGGCCTGCCAACAATCTGGTACTGCTTGGCAGTGAAGTTCTGCCTGGCACATCAACGCGCCTGGCCTGGTCGTCCGGCATCCAGATTGCCAGCCTCTCGCAGCCCACGCCAGTACTCGTGGTTAACGGAGCCAATGCCGGACCAACCCTGTGCCTGACAAGCACGATTCATGGCGATGAGCTTAACGGTATCGAAATTATCCGCCAGACCATGTACGACCTTGACCCGGAAAAGCTGAGCGGCAGCGTGGTGGGCATTCCCATTGTGAACCTGTCCGGCTTCGAGCAGGGCAGCCGTTATCTGCCGGATCGCCGCGACCTGAACCGGCACTTTCCCGGCAGCACAAATGGCAGCCTGGCGGATCGAATTGCCCACTCGCTTTTCGAGAACATTATTCGGCACTGCGACATGCTGGTGGATATCCACACCGGCTCACTGAAGCGAACCAACCTGCCACAGCTTCGTGCCGATATGAACAACCCCACGGTTGCAGAGTTTACCCGGGGTTTTGACCGCATGGCCGTGGTGCACAGCAGTGGGTCGCCGGGCATGCTTCGCACCGCAGCAGTCAATGCAGGCATTCGTGCGGTAACATTGGAGGCCGGCGAGTCCCATCGCATTCAGGAGCACCAGATTGATGCTGGAGTAAACAGCCTGGCCAGCCTGATGGAAAAGCAGCGAATGATTTCCCGTATGTTTGTATGGGGGGACCCGGAGCCGGTGTATTACGACTCGGCCTGGGTACGGGCAAACCACGGCGGCATTCTGTTCAGTAAAGTTGAACTGGGCGCGAAGGTTTCCAAGGGTCAGATTCTTGGCTATATCGCAGACCCGATCACCAACGCTCAGTACTCCATTCACTCCAGCAGCGATGGCCGCATAATCGGTATGGCTGTGGATCAGGTGGTCATGGCTGGTTTCGCGGCCTACCACATTGGTACACAGGCAAAAGTTCCGGGAGAATAG
- a CDS encoding cytochrome P450/oxidoreductase: MTAPNGCPVSPEAADFDPFESAYQLDPPEALRWSRDQEPVFYSPKLGYWVVSRYADVKEIFRDNQVFSPAIALEKITPVSQEAQDTLKRYNYAMNRTLVNEDEPAHMERRRALMESFTLDELKHHEPMLQSLTQEYLDRIIDKGEADLVDEMLWEIPLTVALHFLGIPEEDMDTLREYSIAHTVNTWGRPSKEEQVAVAEAVGKFWQYAGKVLEKMRQDPSGHGWMKYAIRMQKELPDIVTDSYLHSMMMAGIVAAHETTAHASANMFRLLLENREVWDDICGNPALIPNAVEECLRYSGSVAAWRRIATADTRIGDTEIPKGSKLLIISASANHDDRHFENPDDLDIYRDNTTDHLTFGYGAHQCMGKNLARMEMRIFLEAFTRRLPQLELVPDQTFTFVPNTSFRGPEHLWVRWDQRQNPERRDPDILNRVHTFTIGAPTPNDAARPVRVADVVVEAEGVIRLVLEDPRGRMLPRWSPGAHIDVVVGDFARKYSLCGDPEDPYRLQVSVLKEAAGRGGSAFIHETVKAGSLIKIRGLKNHFRLDETADSYLLIAGGIGITPIIAMADRLKHLGKDYTIHYCGRARETMAFLSRLERDHGDRLHLYPANENRRLTLSSVVRKGNAAQIYACGPERLLDALEDVTSDHPETLHIEHFTATGAVLDPTREIGFDVVLTDSELTVHVAPDQTVLQALRAVGADIPSDCEEGLCGTCEVAVVAGDIDHRDKVLTASERAQNRRMMTCCSRANEGKIFLAI, from the coding sequence ATGACAGCGCCAAATGGGTGCCCTGTCTCGCCTGAAGCGGCAGATTTCGACCCTTTCGAGAGCGCCTACCAGCTCGATCCGCCGGAAGCCCTTCGCTGGTCACGGGACCAGGAACCTGTGTTCTACAGCCCGAAACTCGGGTATTGGGTGGTGAGCCGCTATGCGGATGTAAAAGAGATATTCCGCGACAACCAGGTGTTCTCGCCGGCCATCGCGCTGGAAAAAATCACACCGGTGTCACAAGAGGCGCAGGACACGCTCAAGCGCTACAATTACGCAATGAACCGGACGCTGGTTAATGAGGACGAACCGGCCCACATGGAGCGTCGGCGTGCGCTTATGGAATCGTTCACACTCGATGAGCTAAAGCACCACGAGCCGATGCTCCAAAGTCTGACGCAGGAATATCTGGACCGGATTATCGATAAAGGCGAGGCCGATCTCGTCGACGAGATGCTGTGGGAAATCCCTTTGACGGTCGCTCTGCATTTTTTGGGCATTCCCGAAGAAGACATGGACACCTTACGCGAATATTCCATCGCCCATACCGTAAACACGTGGGGACGTCCGTCAAAAGAAGAGCAGGTCGCAGTCGCGGAAGCGGTCGGAAAATTTTGGCAGTATGCCGGTAAGGTGCTGGAGAAAATGCGCCAGGACCCGTCAGGGCATGGATGGATGAAATACGCCATCCGGATGCAGAAGGAACTGCCAGACATCGTTACTGACTCCTATCTTCACTCCATGATGATGGCTGGCATTGTCGCTGCGCATGAAACGACAGCCCACGCCTCGGCCAACATGTTCCGGCTGCTTCTGGAAAACCGCGAAGTATGGGACGACATTTGTGGCAACCCAGCCCTGATCCCCAATGCAGTGGAAGAATGCCTGCGCTATTCGGGCTCGGTTGCAGCCTGGCGACGTATCGCCACTGCCGATACCCGCATTGGCGATACGGAGATTCCGAAAGGCTCCAAACTGCTGATCATCAGCGCATCGGCTAACCACGACGATCGTCACTTCGAGAATCCCGACGATCTGGATATCTATCGGGACAACACCACAGACCACCTGACATTTGGTTATGGCGCCCACCAATGCATGGGCAAGAATCTGGCGCGGATGGAAATGCGAATCTTCCTCGAGGCGTTCACCCGTCGATTGCCACAACTCGAACTGGTGCCGGATCAGACCTTCACATTCGTGCCCAATACCTCGTTCCGTGGCCCGGAACACCTATGGGTTCGCTGGGATCAACGCCAGAACCCTGAGCGGCGCGATCCGGATATACTCAATCGCGTCCATACATTCACCATTGGTGCACCGACGCCAAATGATGCGGCACGTCCGGTCCGGGTAGCCGATGTGGTGGTCGAGGCTGAGGGCGTGATCCGGTTGGTGCTGGAAGATCCGCGCGGCCGTATGCTGCCGCGATGGAGCCCGGGCGCTCATATCGATGTCGTTGTCGGTGATTTTGCGCGTAAATATTCGTTGTGTGGCGATCCGGAAGACCCTTACCGTCTGCAGGTTTCAGTTCTGAAGGAAGCCGCTGGACGCGGGGGTTCCGCCTTTATCCACGAGACCGTTAAAGCAGGCTCGCTGATTAAAATTCGAGGCCTGAAGAATCACTTTCGCCTGGATGAAACGGCAGACTCCTATCTACTGATCGCCGGTGGAATCGGTATCACACCGATCATTGCGATGGCCGACCGCCTCAAGCACTTAGGCAAAGACTACACTATCCATTACTGCGGCCGGGCCAGGGAAACCATGGCATTTTTGAGCCGCCTGGAGCGTGACCACGGCGACCGGTTACACCTATACCCTGCCAACGAGAATCGACGGTTAACGCTATCCTCTGTGGTTCGTAAAGGTAACGCAGCGCAGATCTATGCTTGTGGTCCGGAGCGGTTACTGGATGCGCTCGAAGACGTTACATCCGATCACCCGGAGACACTCCACATCGAACATTTTACCGCCACCGGCGCGGTTCTGGACCCTACCCGGGAAATCGGTTTCGACGTGGTGCTGACAGATTCCGAGCTGACGGTTCACGTCGCTCCGGATCAAACTGTGCTTCAGGCCCTGCGGGCGGTAGGTGCTGATATTCCCAGTGACTGCGAGGAAGGACTCTGTGGCACCTGTGAGGTGGCGGTGGTCGCAGGCGATATTGATCATCGGGACAAGGTATTGACCGCGTCGGAACGGGCACAGAACCGCCGAATGATGACGTGTTGCTCCCGAGCCAACGAAGGAAAGATTTTTTTGGCGATTTAA
- a CDS encoding TRAP transporter small permease has translation MKYVLQILRVLVIVSAGTGVAAYAAAALFTVGDVIGRQIGMPIPGVIDLVQLCVLGGAWLVIPYAFLTGAHVGVDLLVESFPRALETLLRTMAGLVAIALLTLMFNYCYETFQQKLMFGDRSQQLGIPIFYFWIPLLYGVALSIVAAALAIIPTPRQETPE, from the coding sequence ATGAAATATGTACTCCAGATACTGCGCGTGCTGGTCATCGTATCGGCTGGAACTGGCGTGGCAGCCTATGCCGCCGCTGCGCTGTTTACTGTGGGAGACGTCATCGGCCGCCAAATTGGCATGCCAATTCCCGGCGTGATTGATCTTGTGCAGTTGTGCGTCTTGGGTGGTGCCTGGCTTGTTATCCCCTACGCGTTTTTAACGGGCGCCCACGTTGGCGTCGACCTTTTGGTCGAGTCCTTTCCCCGGGCGCTCGAAACGCTGCTCCGGACTATGGCAGGGCTTGTCGCGATCGCGCTGCTGACATTGATGTTTAACTATTGCTACGAAACCTTCCAGCAAAAACTGATGTTCGGTGACCGCTCTCAGCAGTTGGGTATCCCGATCTTCTACTTCTGGATTCCGCTGCTGTACGGCGTTGCGCTGTCCATCGTCGCCGCTGCGTTGGCCATCATTCCGACACCTCGGCAGGAGACACCGGAATGA
- the maiA gene encoding maleylacetoacetate isomerase — translation MDLYTYYRSTSSYRVRIALELKGLDYRSIPVNLIGGGGEHLQPAYQALNPQGRVPALQVENDQVLIQSPAIIEYLEECYPQTPLLPEGLLERARQRSVAALIGCDIHPLHNVSVLNRLRQLQLPETEVDNWIRHWIGLGFDAVEALIGDQGFCFGTPGLADVYLLPQVYAARRFAIDLDRYPRIARVERLALEHPAFQRAHPDAQADKPA, via the coding sequence ATGGATCTCTACACTTACTACCGTTCCACTTCTTCCTATCGCGTACGCATTGCGCTGGAGTTGAAAGGGCTGGATTACCGCTCCATACCGGTCAATCTGATTGGTGGTGGCGGCGAGCACCTCCAGCCTGCATACCAGGCCCTCAATCCACAAGGACGGGTACCGGCATTGCAAGTGGAAAACGATCAGGTACTGATTCAATCGCCGGCGATCATCGAGTATCTGGAGGAGTGCTATCCGCAGACGCCACTTTTACCGGAGGGCCTTTTGGAGCGTGCCAGGCAGCGTAGTGTGGCGGCGCTGATCGGGTGTGATATTCACCCGTTGCATAATGTGTCGGTGCTGAACCGGTTACGTCAATTGCAACTCCCGGAGACAGAGGTCGATAATTGGATCAGGCACTGGATCGGCCTCGGCTTCGATGCTGTCGAGGCGCTCATTGGTGACCAAGGCTTTTGTTTTGGCACGCCTGGGCTTGCGGATGTGTACCTGTTGCCACAAGTCTATGCAGCGCGGCGCTTCGCAATTGACCTTGACCGCTACCCGAGAATAGCGAGAGTTGAACGCCTGGCTCTTGAGCATCCGGCATTCCAGCGCGCGCACCCCGATGCTCAAGCGGACAAACCCGCTTGA
- a CDS encoding TRAP transporter large permease, whose amino-acid sequence MTPATMGFIGFGATLFLIAFGFPVAVAMALVGVVGFWSLNGLAGAGFILGSSPFEAIFPYSLSVVPLFVMMGVFAARAGLSRSLFEMVNSFLGHIRGGLAVTAVGACALFGAICGSSLATVATMGRVAIPEMDKHGYDGSLSSASIAAGGTLGVLIPPSILLVIYGILTQTSIGQLFIGAILPGILGAVLYGLAIVVRVRMKPELAPSAAKTGWSKRLASLRRVWGVLLLFSLVIGGIYLGWFSPTEAAAVGAVGAFILALISGELNWSTLWESVRETAGLTGMIFFILIGASLFNYFLETTGLPSALIAGIESSGMGPTMALILILLFYIVLGCFMDAMSMILLTVPFLAPVATSLGFDMVWFGILVVTVAEIGLITPPIGMNLFVVQATQPGLTQRMVVRGILPFIIADVIRLVILVAVPALSLWLPAMMF is encoded by the coding sequence ATGACACCAGCCACCATGGGCTTTATCGGTTTCGGAGCTACGCTGTTTCTCATTGCTTTCGGTTTTCCTGTTGCGGTTGCCATGGCTCTTGTAGGCGTCGTTGGCTTTTGGTCGCTGAACGGTTTAGCCGGTGCCGGATTTATTCTGGGCTCGTCCCCCTTCGAAGCCATTTTCCCCTATTCCCTCAGTGTCGTGCCGTTGTTCGTCATGATGGGAGTCTTTGCGGCGCGAGCCGGTTTGTCGCGCTCATTGTTCGAGATGGTCAACAGCTTTCTCGGCCATATCCGGGGCGGCCTGGCGGTTACCGCCGTGGGTGCCTGTGCTCTCTTTGGTGCCATCTGTGGTTCGTCGCTTGCAACCGTTGCCACCATGGGTCGTGTTGCAATACCCGAGATGGACAAGCACGGTTATGACGGGTCGCTGTCTTCAGCGTCCATCGCAGCTGGCGGCACCCTCGGTGTGCTGATACCGCCTTCTATCCTGCTGGTGATCTACGGCATTCTTACCCAGACATCCATTGGGCAGCTTTTCATCGGGGCTATTTTGCCCGGCATTCTCGGTGCTGTTCTATATGGTCTGGCCATTGTTGTCCGGGTGCGAATGAAACCCGAACTGGCGCCATCAGCAGCCAAAACGGGATGGAGCAAACGGCTGGCAAGTCTCCGGCGGGTTTGGGGGGTATTGCTGCTGTTCTCACTGGTCATCGGTGGCATCTACCTGGGTTGGTTTTCACCGACGGAGGCCGCAGCGGTTGGTGCCGTGGGGGCTTTCATTCTGGCGCTGATTTCCGGGGAGTTGAACTGGAGCACTCTTTGGGAATCCGTTCGGGAGACGGCAGGGCTGACCGGCATGATTTTTTTCATCCTGATCGGCGCCTCGTTATTCAACTATTTCCTGGAAACAACAGGCCTGCCCAGTGCGCTGATCGCCGGAATTGAGAGCAGCGGCATGGGGCCGACAATGGCCCTCATACTGATCCTGCTGTTCTATATTGTGCTGGGCTGTTTCATGGACGCCATGTCCATGATTCTTCTGACTGTGCCGTTCCTGGCGCCGGTCGCCACATCGCTGGGTTTCGACATGGTCTGGTTTGGCATTCTTGTGGTTACTGTCGCAGAAATCGGACTGATTACGCCGCCCATTGGTATGAATCTGTTCGTCGTGCAGGCCACACAACCTGGGTTGACACAGCGAATGGTCGTGCGAGGCATCCTGCCTTTCATTATCGCGGACGTCATCCGGCTCGTGATTCTGGTCGCCGTACCGGCTCTTTCCCTATGGTTGCCAGCGATGATGTTCTGA